TTCTATTTTAAAGTTTGGTAGGTAACCAAGATTGTCAAATTTAACTCTAAAATTGTCAACAAATAGCTTACTTCTATAAGCACGTAGCCAACCAGATGGCCAACCTTCACTAATAATCTTTAATGAAAGTTATCTTAATTCAAATACAGCAACTGCTTCCTTAaacaagcatttttaaaataactgcctTCCCCGTAAATAATACAATTCCCAGGTAAGTTTAAATTAGTCATGGAATATAACCATCTCAAACGGCTTCTTAGTTACCCATAATTCTAAAGCTTAAGACCAAAATGAAGATATACAGTAATCCTCCCTTACCATGGCTTCACTTTCCCACAGTACAGTATTTtcagaccacattcacataacttacTAGTTATAAATGTTCTCATTATTGCTGTTAATCTTACTGTGCCtaacttataaattaaactttatcacagttgtgtatgtataggaaaaaacaaggCTTCAATACTCTTGGCTCTTTCAGGCATCCACTGTAGGTCTTATACCCCACAGATAAGGAGCGACTACTGCAACTCAAAACCTAATCCGGTATTCTATCTTGAAATAGCTCAACTTAATAGCAGAAAACTTAATCTTGTTATTGAATTTTGTTTCAGTTTGTCCTTTTAGATATGAATTCACATTCTAGCCCCTCTTCTTCCCATTAAAGAGAATTTTTCACCCAAAATAAACTTGTTAAACAATATACtgggacaggcgtggtggctcacacctgttaatcccaacactttgggaggctgaggtgggcagatcatttgaggtcagttccagaccagcctcaccaacatggtgaaaccctctctactaaaaatacaaattagctgggcttggtggcacatggctgtagccccagctaccagggaggctgaggcagaagaatcgcttgaacccgggaggcggaggttgcagtgagctgggatcatgccactgcactccagcctgggcaacagagtgagactccatatacatatatatatgtatatacatatatgtgtgtatatatatatgtatatatatatacacacacctgaGGAACAATTTAGCTAATAAACAGAAATGTCAAGTATAAAACTTAACATTCTGTAAAACTGCATAAATTCTTATAAAGTTCACTGAATTCAACATGTaacttttaaagaacattttgcaaatatgagcatgtttggttttcttttaattctcaaaCATTTTACTAGGTCAACTGTGTCTAAGAACTACTAGGCAGAAATACCGAAAAAAATCAACATAGCTCTGGTCTTCAAATggcttttttaaagtgaaaattaaCTTAGCATATTAAGACAAAGACAAtagaaataatatacataattttattacaaaattttttttaaaaaaacaaaatgcaacatCCTAAAAAACCCAAAATTTACTATTGATACTAATTCCTACAAGTTTGCTGTGCTACCATacacaagaaattaaaaaaaccaTTAAATATTTAGGAACATTCAACATCAGAAGCTGTAAAATCTAACTGTATGAGTAGCCCGTCAAAAAGCTACAACCTgcatttttcaaaagtattttctCTACAGAGAATCTTATCAGCTATACAAAAATCTGTACAGTTTTTATACTGAAGCTAGTATTGAGCTGCACTTGAATTCACATTCTTAGCAAAACAATTgcctgagcacacacacacattccacacGCATCATTAAAGGATAGCCATTTATTCTTCAtcttcatcctcttcctcctcatcttcatcttcttcttcctcctcctcctcatcttctgGTTCGTTCTTCTTCTTTGAGCCTGTTGGCCTGCCAGGGCCCTTCTTTCCTGCTTCACTTTTGCCCTTGGCACGATATGCAGCAATATCCTGAAATATtgtcaaaaaaataaagcatCCGGTGTCATTACTCAACTGTGAAAAACCACTTAGTTGTAAACAATCTAAGATGATTGACCAATAACCCTAATAACTGTCTAAAAAGGTAACCAGTCTAAGTTTTTAGAGCACTTATCCCACTAGGCTTTAACAAGTTAATGGCGTAAAATGGCAAGGGTTGCCATACAGCAGTATCAGTACTTTCACTACCAATACCCTTTTACCTCACACACAGTACCATAGTCCCTGCTGTAccttcacattttatatatatctacataaaaCAATTTGactctctgctttaaaaaaaaaaaaaaaaaaaacagactataCAGTAACTACAAGTAACTACAAGTCTGTCTGCAGGAATATACTAGTGCTACAAACACTGGTTtcagtcaaaaggaaggtttcaaTTACCTTGTGTTGAAGTGTACAATTTTCATTAGGCCTTTTCAAAACATAGCTGACAACCATTAATACAAGATTAACTAAATTTCCCAAGTTTTCTGCAGTTATTACCTATACCTAGTCTTATCCACGGCTTTAAAAAAGATGACACTGTACCTTTTCATATTTCTCCTTTAGCTTAGCTGCTTTCTGTTCATATGGTTGTTTATCTTTGGCTGACTGCTCAGACCACATTTCACCCAATTTCTTTGCAGTATCCCCAATGGATAGGCCAGGGTGTTCACTTTTGATCTTTGGGCGATGTTCAGAGCAAAACAGGAAGAAGGCAGATCTGAAAGGAAGCAACAGAGTTTAATAAACTGAAGGAAAAATCCAACGAGCAATTTGGGTTATTTTAAACTTACGGTGGCCTTTTAGGAGCATTGGgatcctttttcttccctttcttgtcACCTTTGGGAGGAACGTAATTTTTCATCTCCCTGTCATAGCGAGCTTTGTCACTTTTTGCCATATCTTCAAACTTCGACTTCTCCTTTGCAGACATGGTCTGTGGACATAAAATAAGAGCCAAAAATACAGCAAAATTGTTACCTATAAACATCCAAAGACGACAAGATCATCTTTAAGGACCACATTTTCCTTAACAGCATTTTGCTTTCGAAGTCTTATATAAGTAAAAACCTAAAATCGTCTGCCTGGAACTCTTAAGATATTCAGATGAGTCACTGGGGTGGCAAAGTTGAAGCTCGTGAGTTGCCTACTACCTGCCTAAGGCCCTTCTAGCCGAAAACCACACCTGCACCCCCTGAGCGCCGtccctctcctgcctcaccttccatCTCTCCGAACACTTCTTGGAGAATTCCGCGAAATTGACGGAAGAGTCCGGGTGTTTCTTCTTGTGCTCTTCCCGGCAGGTCTGCACGAAGAAGGCGTACGAGGACATTTTGCCCCGCGGCTTGTTGGGGTCTCCTTTACCCATGGTGACAGATCCGCGTCCACCTGACGGGGCCGAGGGGGGAGAGGGGAAGCCGGAGGGTCGGCGCGGAGCCCGCAGCTGCCAGGGCGGGCGCTGGCGGGGCTCCGCTTCCCGCCCAAATCCGCTCCCGCCCTGCCCGCGCCCCCCTCCTCCCGAGGGCGTCCTCCCGAGGGCGGCCGCCCGCGCCCCCGCCCGCGCCCCGGCGcacaccctcctcctcctcccggcCCAAGCGGCCGCGGCTCAGCCCAGCAAGTGGCTCCCGGGGCCCGAGACGCCGCCGCCCGCCCTTCACCGAGTCCGGTGACTCCGCAAGCGCCCTCAAAACGCCTTTCCTGACAGAAATGTCCCCCGGCTCCCACGTCGCGAGCCTCACTTAACCGCTAATCACCTCGTGACCGACATTGAAAACTCCCAGAACCGGGCCCGGTCAGGGGCAGTTTCCGCCTCCTCCGACTGCCCGCCGGCCCTCCACAGACCCAGCCCTCGCCGGCCCGCACCCCAAATGCCGCTCGCCGGGTCAGACACCGAGAGCCACTGCGCCGAGACCGAGTAGAGGCTCTGAGGGAATGGGGAAAGGCAGGTCCACGAACCCGAGGGTATTGGAGGGTATTCTTGCCTGGTGCGAGCTTTTCCTCAGAGTCCCGCAGAGCGGCCGGACCCAACGGCGACGCTTCCCTCACGCGGCTCCGGCGTGAACTGGTTTATCTCTAACGCAATCCTCAGCCTCTTGTTTTGCAGAGTTCTCCGCGCCACGGCAACTTGACGAGCTAGGCCACGGGCCACATCCCCACTAATCTGATTGGTTCTGACGATTATTCAAACCCAGATAGTCCCCGCCCCCTTGCCACGGAGGCTAACGATTGGTCAGTGTCTTACCAGACCCGCCCTCCACGCCCCAGCCTAGCAGGTTCGGTGGGTCGCCCAGGTCGTTAACTCCCAGACCCGTTAGAACCGGTCAGGAGAGGAATGTACTGCTCGATCCTGATTGGTGGCGGGAAGAGGGTTTGAAAAATGGCGGGCCTCACGCTGACTGGTTGGGGCTGTAAACGGTGGGAGTGGTTGGCTCGGGAAGGAAAGCCCCGCcagatttaaaaatacttagtCGGGAGACTGGGGGTTGGTCTCCTGGCTTGGCGACGGCGACGGCGGCGGCTGGGTTTGCTGGCGCTAAGGTAACAGAAGAGGTCTGCCTTGCCCTTCCTCCGACTACCATTTAGGTCCTGTCTGTCCCCCGCCTCGGCTCAGCCCTGCAGCGTTGGTTCCTGGGAGCTGTAGTCgctctgctctgttgccctgcAGGGTCTCCCGTGCGCCGCCCAGAGAATAATAAATGAGGAGAGCCTGGAGTTTGCCCTGCAAAACCGATTGCCCAGCTCCTCCCGCTGTCGCTGAGGTTGTCGTAGAACTCGGGGAAGTCAAGGCAGGGAACCTCGGAAAGGGCGCGGGGGGCCGGGAGGGAACCGTTCCCGCGTCCCGTAGGGTGTTACAAAACGTTCTGAAAGTAAGGTGCTTCCCGCCGAGGGAGTTTCCCTCAGAAggctcctccttccttccctctttgtcTCGTGTGACAAATACTGGGAGGTAAACAAGGGCACCCTCCGGGTCCCGAAGGGGCGGAGGCGGCGCCTTctcccccggccccgccccctcctACCGGGTCCGGAATTCCAAGCCCCGAGCGTCTCGGCCCCCTAGCCGCACCCTGCAGCGCTGCGCCGGGAGCTCGGAGCCGGCGGCTGCCCTGTCTTTGGCTGGCCTGGCCTTCACCTGGGCATTCACTGTCTCGTCCTACTAGtgtgatagtttttaaaaattgagaatcgCATAAAAGCAATGCATGCTCCCTATCCCACCCCCAATTGCGTATATTCTCCAAACGGCATACAGCCACGTTACAGGCTCCTCCAAGCCCGGGTTAAGAACCTCCGTGTTAGTATAGGGAGAGCGCGCCAAAGCTACCTTACCTTACTGCTTACCAGCGTCACAAGCTGCTTTTCCCAAGGTAGAGGACTTTAATTGACATCCTGGTGTGCTATTTCTGTGGTATTTAGTTTTGAGGGATTCCCCCCATTATTGGAATATAGGTTGCGTGACTGTTTCAagaagtttaaatattttgtcttaatttttcagTAAGTTCGTTGGCACCTGTTAAGACTATGCTCTTTGGTTTGTATATGGTTGTCATAATAGTATTTGAAAACCAGCAGTTGTTTATCTAGGTTTACTAATAAAAATGAGatcttaaaaaaatgtattttcctggGAAATGGATAATGGTTGtccaacattgtgaatgtacttaatgccagtgAATTGTACACTTAGGAATGGGTAAAATGGtaacttttatgttatgtatgttttaccacaaaaaaataaagtggcagtttttcaaacagaaaaaaatgtatttccttttatttaaggGTCCCAGAATTTTGTTAATCATAAACCTTAGTTTATAACATTCTCTTTTCTGCCTTAAGTTGTAATACCTACAAAATTAGTTACAAGGGTGTTATAAAAGCACCCAAAAATCCAAATTAACCAAGTAATTCATAGTACTTTATTCAAATAGCAATTAGCAGTGAGATCACTAATGCATTACACTTTTAAAACGtatttttaagtttatgtttagattttttttaaattatggcataAAGTAAGCTGTGCTTATATAAAAACTGGGCCTTTATTCAAGAACTGTGTATTGAATATGCCAAGCATTGAGCTTGGCAGTcgagatacaaagatgaaaagtCGTAGCCTGTGACCTCAAAAATTTAGAGGGACAAAAATAGGAAACAGTACCACATTAGTTAAAATTGTTCATTAATGAGAGCATAAGACAGTCACCTAAAGACTGTGTAGGGAAGTAGGAAAACCCTTCTATGAAAGTAGCATTTGAGTAGAGGTGGATTGGAGAACGTCAAGCAGAgggaaacaaaaaacagaaaggccTTTGAGAGAGCCTTGCTTGTTTGGGGATCAACTAGTAGTAGTTCTGTATTACAGGAACTTAATGATGATGATACTCAACCTGCAGCTTATAGAGGAATTTAGTCTTTATCTCCCCAGTGGAAAACCggggaaaatgaaataattaggtTTCCACATTAGATAGCAGTGTTGATGGCATGGTATAAATGAGGTAAAGTTAGAAATCAATTCACTGTGTTCATTCTTTTCTGTGAGTCCGAAACTAGTCAGAGGGGCAATGGTAATAGATGTGAGTCACTTATTTACATTAATAATCTCTCACTACAAGTTAATCAGCTTTTTAATGTTCACTAAAGTTTTACTTCACTTGAGGAATTTTgcattatttgtataatttaataAGATGGTTTCACAACCTGCTTTTTTAAATGTCACTGTAATGCAAATAGTGAATTTATTCACATCCAAAATCAGAGCCACTAACTGAATTTTACATTCTATTTTAGCACTTCtgttttctaagaatgattcttagatctcttttctttctattccatcaCTTAAACTAGCAATTGATTGGATTTGGGGTACTATTTttcataaaggtttttttttttttggagtgtagtggctcaacctcggctcactgcaacctccgcctccagggttcaagtgattctcctacctcagcctcctgagtagctgggatcacaggcacgtgccaccatgcccagctaatttttgtatttttagtagagatggggtttcaccatgttggccaggctggtctcaaactcctgacctcaggtgatccgcctgcctcagcctcccaaagtgctgggattataggtatgagccaccgtgcttgacCCAGAAAGGTGTTTTGATCACTTCCCAGTAATTGATGCCTAGAAGAGGCAAAGGACCACAGGGTAAGCTAAGAGTAGATGCTTGGCTCACCTAAGGATTATACGTTGAATTGTGTTCCTCCCACCAACTTTCTATGTTGAAGTCCTGACTAACACCCTGTATCTCGGAAGATGATCTTACTTGGGAATATAGTCATTGCAGaaataattagttaagatgagctCACACTGCAATAGGGTGAgcccctaatccagtatgactgatgtccttatcaAAAGGTGAAATTTGGACAGAGACAGCCATAGAAGTAAGATGATGTGAAAAAGACATAGGAAGAAGATGGCTATgaacaagccaagaagagaggcatGGAATTGATCCTTTCCTTACAGCCTCCAAGCAGGGAAAGAACCACCCCTGCTAATATCAGTTACCATTCTCTTCTCCGTAacagcagagaaaaggaaaacatttctaTATTTAACCTACTTTTACCATCACTGCCAAGACTTTACTCTTATAACACACTTCCTGCCTTAAAAGTACCATTAAGAGGCACAGTaaagtaataaaagaaataaggCTTAGCTGAGATCGTATTATACAGTTTTTGGTTACAGAACAACCCcattttttgtgtgaaaaatatatacagaCTCTGGTAGCACAAAAAATCTAGTCCTAAATTTAATTCTcaaaagatggattaaatacaCACACTCAAAACATAAGGCCAGTTCACTATACTATGAATTATTTGCCACACTATTATGACTTTATCAGAAAACTAAAATGTCCCTTAAAGAGTTAATACTAAACAtctttctcattgttttaatcCTGTTGTGGTCCTAAATGCGAAATAAGATTGTATTTCTAAAACAGCTTTAAAGCCATTTTTTCAAGAACATATCAATTGTATATATTCTAAAAAGTccacaaatttatttctattaaaatgatacatatttctaAAACATGTATCAAGATGAAACATGTATCAAGATGATATAGaggaaaatatttgtgtttttcattttttaaaaaatgcataaattagAACCCAGCCAGGGCTTGTGGTTTTGAATGGTTCAATTAGCATTTCTAGgccttttgaaatggagtttcactcttattgcccaggctggagtgcaatggcacgatctcggctcactgcaacctctgcctcccaggttcaagcgattctcctgcctcaggctcgaaagtagctgggattacaggcgtgcgccaccatgtccggcgaattttgtatttttagtagagacaggttggtcaggttagtctcaaacccctgacctcaggtgatccacctgcctaggcttcccaaagtgctgggattataggcatgagccacggtgcctggtctTTTCTAGGCCTCAGACTGATAAACTATAAATTGAAGTTTACGGGATAATCTCCAAGGTACAATTCAGCTCTTAAATCATGTGATTCTATAATTCTGTGAATATGTGATCATAGTGtgggaaaatatatattacattttaactTACGCAATTGGGCAGTCAGgaaattataattacattttaaagaataaataacttGGGTCATGAAATCCCTTGACTATAAGAGTGCcaattaagccaggcacagtagctcatgactgtaataccagcactttgggaacctgagGCAAATAGACCACCTGAGgttagagttcgagaccagcctggccaacatggagaaaccccgtctctactaaaaatacagaaattagacaggcgtggtggcacgcgcctgtaatcccagctacttgggaggctgaggcaggagaattgcttgagccagggaggcggaggttgcagtgagccaagatcgcaccatggcactccagcctgggtgacagagcaagactctgagctcaggagtttgagaccaacctgggcaacatggtgaaaccccatctctaccaaaaatacaaaaattagccaggcatggtggcatgcgctggtcatcccggctactcaggaggcagaggtgggaggatcgctggagtccaggaagttgagactgtagtgaaccgtgatcacaccactgcactccagcctagatgacagagcgagactgtgtcccaaatgataaaaataaattttaaaatcaaaacagcATTAGGATAGAGTTGATAGCCCAAATATAATAAACTATGTAGACGAAACTTTAGATTACACAATATTGCTCAGTCATCCTATTCTTTCATTAAAATGACCTTACCAGCTTTTTTCCCCGCCAGATGATATCAGTATATTACTTTACTTGCCAAACTTTGTCTGAGTTCAGCATCTCATGAattgtaaaatataaacattaggcAATAAACTAATTATGAGTTAGTGAAGCTGTTTCCAAAGTAGTCCTCTAACACCTCTAAATAGCTATTCTGTTGATAAACTGGAATTTATCTAAAGCAGTGTAATCTGACAGGAATGATCTGTGTTAATGCCCGTTATTGAAATTCCTAGCATTTATTTAGTTTTCCTAAAAATTGGACTTTTCAAAATCTGTGGTCATCAAACCAGACTGGAAAATACTGATGGAAAGAGAATATACGCTTTTTTTGTTAAGCCCTTCTTCTGCAAAGCAAGAAAAAGGTCttgataattattatttattgactAACTCATAGCCAAcattaaatatactttatataaagttAGTTGCATATAAAATAATTGCTTTCTTGAGTTGCACAATGTAAAAAACCGAAAACCATTACTCTGCACACAATTTCTCAAAGATAAATCTTACATTGGAGCTTAATATTTTCAAGTTGTTTTAAAGGCTATGAGAGGGAAAGGATCAGTATACTGAAGTATTATCAAACAGGCACATCCACTAGTGGGTAGATCACCAATTCTGAAGCCTAACTGTATACTCACCCCAAAAACTCAATTTACTGAAATAATTTAACACTCTATCTTTGAAGAAGTGAAGCACAGgttaggaagaaatgaaaacctCTCATTCTGCTGCTAACATTTTCAATGCAAAACAATTAAATAGtcaaagatattttgttttcctatttaaaCAACTATTTTTGTAAGTCATGGtaaactggccaggtgcaatagttcacacctgtaatctcagcattttgggaggccaagacaggaagattgcttgagctaaagagttccagaccggcctgggcaacatagtgagacttcctttctactgaaaaaaaaaaaaaaaaaaaaaaatttagccaggcttggtgatgcgtgcctgcAGTCTGTACTActgaggctgagggcaggaggattgcttgagcacaggagacgggctgcagtgagctatgattgagccactgcactccagcctgggctacagagtgagactctgtctcaaaaataataattagaagaagcagcagcaaaATGTCCACAAGAAAGTTACTTAGTTCTAAAAGCCTCTactacaattagaaaaaaaaaatgacaagttgcaaaaatcatgttttaaaatacattggaGATCTGTTGaagcaataaaaaaataactcaaattaAAATTCCAGACCAGAAAGAGCCCTTCCTAGGTATGCTGATGAGTTTTGAAAACATTCTGTAGATTTTAGGCATGGAACTGAAGTCAGTCTAACTTGGCCTAGGCTTCTAGAAGGACTTTGACTAAATGAAAGAGACTCCAGCAAGCATTTGTCAGTTGTATTGGTGAGGGTTAGCACAATCAGTTGGAAACTAAAGGACTCTGAAATATCCGTAATGGCCTATTTTCCACAGATTAGCTGAATGCTGAGGTGGTATGGGAGACTAGAGAGTTGTGCCAGAAGCTTCTAAAAGACAAAGCTAAATGTcccagggtttcacagtgtttaGTGGACAAAAGTCTAGCTGGAGGGAGGGGTCTGCCACAAACTCATCATTGTCTTTTCCTGAAgacatttgacattttttgaAACTGTTTAGGCAGGAATGTAGAGACACAAGTTCAAACCCTCCAAAGAGCAGAAATGAATTTTTCATAGTCTTTCAGGGCTAAGGAGACAGAGACTGTCAATCCCTTAATCAAAAGACTGTGTGATAATGTCTTAATGTATGAGCAAAAGAAATAAGCCACAGATGGAAGGGTCTTACTAAAACTTTGCAGCCTAGCCTGGACACAGCTCAATCTCTAATTGGATTGAGATAATCAATCCTTTAACTTTCACCCTGTTAGCAGTAGTTAGAATATTGCAAAGGTCAAACCATCTCAGTAGAAGATATCATCTGGACCACAGCATAATAAAAAGTATTGAAAACTAACAACAGAAAATCTTAAAAGGAaccagaggaaaaaggaaaaataaattcaaaacagcAACAGTTAAGTCTAAATGCTGATTCTTCAACAGAACTAGGGAAACCAGAATCCTATTGAATGACATCTTTAGAtcgctgaaggaaaaaaaaaaattgctaaactCAAGTTCCATATCCAGGGAAAAAGCTTTCAAGAATTACAGCAAAATAAAGATGTTTCTTGACAAACAGAAGTTGAGAGAATTCCCTGCCAGGAATCCTACTTAAGGAAAATAATCTCAAATCCTtagaaggaggaaaaaagcatAATCAAGggtaattatgtatattttaaaagagtattACCTTCttaaaacagcaataataatgtCTTGTGGATTTTTATAAACTGGACAAGTAGAATCTATGACAATGATGGCAAAAAAGGTAGGAAGAATAAGTAGATTTAAATTGACACCATAAGAgtctctgcatttcttttttttttttttttttttttttgagacagagtctcattctgtcacccaggctgtgcagtggcgcaatcttggctcactgtaacctctgtctcccaggttcaagcaattcttttgcctcagcctcccaagtagctgggacttcaggcatgtgccactgcgccctgctgatttttgtatttttagtagagacggggtttcaccatgttggccaggatggtctcgatctcttgacctcatgatccacttgcctcagtctcccaaagtgctgagattacaggtgtgagccaccgtgcccagcctgtagttCTTGAATTGTAATAGAAGTGTTCATTTGGCCCATATTCAGATGAATATCTGTCACTTTCATATTAGGAAATCATCCTTTTGTAAATTTTTGAGACTgactctcactttgttgcccaggctggagtgcagtggcacaatctcagctcactgcagcctccgcctcccaggttcaagtgattctccttcctcagcctcccaagcagctgggattacaggcatgcgccacaatgcccggctgatttttgtatttttagtagagtggggtttcaccatgttggccaggctgacctcaagtgattcacctgccttggcctcccaaagtgctaggattacaagtgtgagccatcatgccctgctgaaaataactttttatctGCTTTTGTGTAGGTGATATATTAATACTATATTGACCTTATATCAACTCAATGATTGATAACGACTTAAAACTGCAAATGCTTGTGTATATACTCTTATAAATATAAAGGTGGCATATTTACAACTTTGTCCTCTAAATCGTGTTGTTACTGTGCTTAGTATTTtgactgtatttaaaaatatattcacaaactatgaaaTTTTCAgatatacttttcaaaatatacatCTAATTTTAAAGCCTGGAATTCTAATTAGACTGAAAAAATGCACTTACGCATAATTGAGGATTATGCATCCTTCACCCTATTCGGGCCACTCCTGGAGTCAGGGTAGTAGAGCACAGCATTGCAGAGGCCGaagccagaagaaaagaaaaaatgccttCCATCCTCTTGGCCTTGAATCTCCCATTAACAGAACTGAACCGGAAACAAATTGGCAAGTGAATCTGGGAAATGATTTTTAGAATTCCAGTACTCTGTAATATAGAGAGAGTAAAAGAATGAGAATGGAACTGACAGACAACAGAAATATAACCAGCACAGTCAAACAACTGGCAAGTGGCAGAGTTTATATCTCAAGCAGTCTAGCTCCTGAGTCCATGCACTTAACTACTACAGTATGCAGTG
This genomic interval from Gorilla gorilla gorilla isolate KB3781 chromosome 3, NHGRI_mGorGor1-v2.1_pri, whole genome shotgun sequence contains the following:
- the HMGB2 gene encoding high mobility group protein B2: MGKGDPNKPRGKMSSYAFFVQTCREEHKKKHPDSSVNFAEFSKKCSERWKTMSAKEKSKFEDMAKSDKARYDREMKNYVPPKGDKKGKKKDPNAPKRPPSAFFLFCSEHRPKIKSEHPGLSIGDTAKKLGEMWSEQSAKDKQPYEQKAAKLKEKYEKDIAAYRAKGKSEAGKKGPGRPTGSKKKNEPEDEEEEEEEDEDEEEEDEDEE